In Gopherus flavomarginatus isolate rGopFla2 chromosome 5, rGopFla2.mat.asm, whole genome shotgun sequence, one DNA window encodes the following:
- the LOC127052298 gene encoding serum amyloid A-5 protein-like, protein MKFYNCMLLLSLVLCVSAQKWFTDTGTFIRDAYRGAEDMWRAYSDMREANYKNADKYFHARGNYDAAQRGPGGKWAAEVISDAREDWQGGISGRGAEDTRQDQEANAWGRSGGDPNRYRPEGLPSKY, encoded by the exons ATGAAGTTCTACAACTGCATGTTGTTGTTGTCCCTGGTACTCTGTGTCAGTGCCCAGAAGTGGTTCACTGATACTGGAACATTCATAAGGGATGCTTATCGAG GCGCTGAGGATATGTGGCGTGCATACAGCGACATGCGGGAAGCGAATTATAAAAATGCAGATAAATATTTCCATGCTCGTGGGAATTATGATGCTGCCCAAAGAGGGCCTGGCGGTAAATGGGCAGCAGAAGTTATTAG TGATGCTAGGGAAGATTGGCAGGGTGGCATTAGTGGCAGAGGAGCAGAAGACACACGTCAAGACCAGGAGGCAAATGCATGGGGCCGAAGTGGAGGAGACCCAAACCGCTACAGACCAGAGGGCCTTCCCTCTAAATACTAA